The Enterobacter kobei genome has a segment encoding these proteins:
- a CDS encoding TerC family protein — translation MHSVGTPMLWGGFAVVVLIMLAIDLFLQGRRGEHGMSIKQAAVWSLVWVTLSLLFCAAFWWYLASTEGRAVADPQALAFLTGYLIEKALAVDNVFVWLMLFSYFAVPAALQRRVLVYGVLGAIILRTIMIFAGSWLITQFEWLLYVFGAFLLFTGVKMALAKEDGSAIGDRPLVKWFRSHLRMTDKIESEHFFVRKNGLLFATPLLLVLILVELSDVIFAVDSIPAIFAVTTDPFIVLTSNLFAILGLRAMYFLLAGAAERFSMLKYGLSVILVFIGIKMLIVDFYHIPIAISLGVVFGILIVTLIINTWVNRQHDKKQQV, via the coding sequence GCGGATTCGCGGTTGTCGTGCTCATCATGCTGGCGATCGACCTCTTTTTGCAGGGGCGTCGCGGTGAGCACGGCATGTCCATAAAGCAAGCCGCCGTCTGGTCCCTGGTATGGGTCACCCTCTCTCTGCTCTTCTGTGCTGCCTTCTGGTGGTATCTGGCCTCAACCGAAGGCCGCGCGGTGGCCGATCCTCAGGCGCTCGCCTTCCTCACCGGCTATTTGATTGAAAAAGCCCTCGCGGTCGATAACGTCTTCGTCTGGCTGATGCTGTTCAGTTACTTTGCCGTGCCTGCGGCGCTGCAGCGCCGTGTGCTGGTCTATGGCGTGCTGGGCGCGATTATCCTGCGTACGATCATGATCTTCGCCGGTAGCTGGCTGATTACCCAGTTCGAATGGCTGCTGTACGTCTTCGGCGCGTTCCTGCTGTTCACCGGGGTCAAAATGGCGCTGGCGAAAGAAGACGGCTCCGCGATTGGCGATCGCCCTCTGGTGAAGTGGTTCCGCAGCCACCTGCGCATGACGGATAAGATCGAGAGCGAGCACTTCTTCGTGCGCAAGAACGGTCTGCTGTTTGCCACCCCGCTGCTGCTGGTGCTGATTCTGGTTGAGCTGAGCGACGTGATTTTCGCCGTAGACAGCATTCCGGCCATCTTTGCAGTGACGACTGATCCGTTCATCGTCCTGACCTCTAACCTGTTCGCGATCCTTGGCCTGCGCGCCATGTACTTCCTGCTGGCAGGTGCCGCAGAGCGCTTCTCGATGCTGAAGTATGGCCTGTCGGTGATCCTCGTGTTCATCGGTATCAAGATGCTGATCGTCGATTTCTACCATATCCCGATCGCTATCTCGCTCGGCGTGGTGTTCGGCATTCTGATCGTGACGCTGATTATCAATACCTGGGTTAACCGCCAGCACGATAAGAAGCAGCAGGTTTAG
- the sstT gene encoding serine/threonine transporter SstT yields MSTQSSGLFARLAQGSLVKQILVGLVLGILLAMVSKPAAEATGLLGTLFVGALKAVAPVLVLMLVMASIANHQHGQKTNIRPILFLYLLGTFSAALTAVVFSFLFPSTLHLTSAAGDITPPSGIVEVLRGLLMSMVSNPITALMNANYIGILVWAIGLGFALRHGNETTKNLVNDLSNAVTFMVKLVIRFAPIGIFGLVSSTLATTGFDALWGYAQLLVVLVGCMLLVALVINPLLVFWQIRRNPYPLVLTCLRESGVYAFFTRSSAANIPVNMALAEKLNLDRDTYSVSIPLGATVNMAGAAITITVLTLAAVHTLGVPVDLPTALLLSVVASLCACGASGVAGGSLLLIPLACNMFGIPNEIAMQVVAVGFIIGVLQDSCETALNSSTDVLFTAAACQAEDARLAKNALRG; encoded by the coding sequence ATGAGCACACAATCAAGCGGTCTGTTCGCGCGCCTGGCGCAGGGCAGCCTCGTTAAACAAATTCTCGTCGGGTTGGTACTGGGCATTCTGCTGGCAATGGTGTCAAAACCCGCTGCAGAAGCCACCGGGCTTCTCGGCACCCTCTTTGTTGGCGCCCTGAAGGCCGTCGCACCGGTTCTGGTTCTGATGCTGGTCATGGCCTCCATTGCCAACCACCAGCACGGACAAAAAACCAACATTCGCCCTATTCTGTTCCTGTATCTTCTGGGAACCTTCTCCGCTGCCTTAACGGCCGTGGTATTTAGCTTCCTGTTCCCGTCTACGCTGCACCTGACCAGCGCGGCCGGTGACATCACACCGCCGTCCGGCATTGTGGAAGTGCTGCGCGGTCTGCTGATGAGCATGGTATCCAACCCCATCACTGCGCTGATGAACGCGAACTACATCGGCATCCTGGTCTGGGCGATTGGTCTGGGCTTCGCGCTGCGTCACGGCAACGAGACCACGAAAAATCTGGTCAACGATTTATCGAATGCCGTCACCTTTATGGTGAAACTGGTGATTCGTTTTGCGCCAATCGGTATTTTTGGGCTGGTCTCCTCCACTCTGGCCACCACCGGTTTCGACGCGCTGTGGGGCTACGCGCAGCTGCTGGTTGTTCTGGTCGGCTGTATGCTGCTGGTGGCGCTGGTGATCAACCCGCTGCTGGTGTTCTGGCAGATCCGCCGCAACCCGTATCCACTGGTGCTAACCTGCCTGCGTGAGAGCGGGGTGTATGCCTTCTTCACCCGCAGCTCTGCGGCAAATATCCCGGTTAACATGGCGCTGGCGGAGAAGCTGAATCTGGACCGCGATACCTATTCCGTGTCGATCCCGCTGGGTGCGACCGTGAACATGGCGGGCGCGGCAATCACCATCACCGTGCTGACCCTGGCAGCGGTACATACCTTAGGTGTTCCGGTCGATCTACCAACGGCGCTGCTGCTGAGCGTGGTGGCTTCTCTGTGTGCCTGTGGCGCGTCCGGCGTGGCGGGTGGCTCGCTGCTGCTGATCCCACTGGCATGTAACATGTTCGGTATCCCAAACGAGATCGCCATGCAGGTTGTGGCCGTCGGCTTTATCATCGGCGTATTGCAGGACTCCTGCGAAACGGCGCTGAACTCCTCAACCGATGTGCTGTTCACCGCAGCGGCCTGTCAGGCGGAAGACGCGCGTTTAGCGAAGAACGCTCTGCGAGGTTAA
- a CDS encoding UxaA family hydrolase — protein MQYIKIHSLDNVAVALADLTEGTEVTFNNQSVTLRQAVGRGHKFALIPIAKGENVVKYGLPIGHALADIAPGEYIHSHNTRTNLSDLDEYSYQPDFQSEEEQAADRDVQIYRRANGEVGIRNELWILPTVGCVNGIARQIQTRFLKETHDAEGTDGVHLFSHTYGCSQLGDDHINTRTMLQNMVRHPNAGAVLVIGLGCENNQVDAFRDTLGEFDPARVHFMVCQHQDDEVEAGVEHLHQLYEVMRHDKRQPGKLSELKFGLECGGSDGLSGITANPMLGRFSDYVIANGGTTVLTEVPEMFGAERILMSHCRDEETFEKTVTMVNDFKQYFIAHNQPIYENPSPGNKAGGITTLEEKSLGCTQKAGASQVVDVLRYGERLKTHGLNLLSAPGNDAVATSALAGAGCHMVLFSTGRGTPYGGFVPTVKIATNSELAAKKKHWIDFDAGQLIHGKAMPQLLTEFVDAIVAFASGRQTCNEKNDFRELAIFKSGVTL, from the coding sequence ATGCAATACATCAAAATCCATTCGCTGGATAACGTTGCCGTCGCGCTGGCAGATTTAACCGAAGGGACGGAAGTGACCTTCAACAACCAGTCGGTGACGTTACGCCAGGCCGTTGGGCGTGGACACAAGTTTGCCCTGATCCCCATTGCGAAAGGGGAGAACGTGGTGAAGTACGGCTTGCCCATCGGTCATGCACTGGCGGATATTGCGCCGGGTGAATATATTCATTCCCACAACACCCGCACAAATCTGAGCGATCTTGACGAGTACAGCTATCAACCTGATTTTCAGTCGGAAGAAGAGCAGGCGGCGGATCGGGACGTGCAGATCTACCGTCGTGCGAACGGTGAGGTGGGGATCCGCAACGAGCTGTGGATCCTTCCAACCGTCGGCTGCGTGAACGGCATCGCACGCCAGATCCAGACGCGTTTTCTGAAAGAGACACACGATGCCGAGGGTACCGACGGCGTACATCTCTTCAGCCATACCTACGGCTGTTCGCAGCTCGGCGACGACCATATCAACACCCGCACCATGCTGCAAAACATGGTGCGCCACCCTAACGCGGGAGCGGTGCTGGTGATTGGCCTCGGCTGTGAAAACAACCAGGTCGATGCCTTCCGCGACACGCTGGGCGAATTTGACCCGGCGCGCGTTCATTTTATGGTGTGTCAGCACCAGGATGACGAAGTGGAGGCGGGCGTGGAACATCTGCACCAGCTGTACGAGGTGATGCGTCACGATAAACGCCAGCCGGGCAAGCTAAGCGAGCTGAAGTTTGGTCTGGAGTGCGGCGGGTCCGATGGCCTGTCCGGCATCACGGCGAACCCGATGCTGGGCCGCTTCTCGGATTACGTGATCGCTAACGGCGGCACAACGGTGCTGACCGAGGTGCCGGAAATGTTCGGCGCAGAGCGCATTCTGATGAGCCACTGCCGCGACGAAGAGACGTTTGAGAAGACCGTCACCATGGTGAACGACTTCAAACAGTACTTCATCGCCCATAATCAGCCGATTTATGAGAACCCGTCGCCGGGTAACAAAGCGGGCGGGATCACGACGCTTGAAGAGAAATCCCTCGGCTGTACCCAGAAAGCGGGGGCGAGCCAGGTCGTGGACGTCCTGCGTTACGGCGAGCGCCTGAAAACCCACGGTCTGAACCTGCTGAGCGCACCGGGTAACGATGCGGTCGCCACCAGCGCGCTGGCGGGGGCTGGCTGCCACATGGTGCTGTTCAGTACCGGTCGCGGCACGCCGTATGGTGGCTTTGTGCCGACGGTCAAAATCGCGACCAACAGCGAGCTGGCGGCGAAGAAAAAGCACTGGATTGATTTCGACGCAGGCCAGCTGATTCACGGCAAAGCGATGCCGCAGCTGCTGACGGAGTTCGTGGACGCCATCGTGGCGTTTGCCAGCGGCAGACAGACCTGCAATGAGAAGAACGATTTTCGCGAGCTGGCGATCTTTAAGAGTGGTGTGACGCTTTAG
- the uxaC gene encoding glucuronate isomerase gives MTPFMTDDFLLDTEFARRLYHDYAKDQPIFDYHCHLPPQQVAENYRFKNLYDIWLKGDHYKWRAMRTNGVAERLCTGDASDREKFDAWAATVPHTIGNPLFHWTHLELRRPFGITGKLLSPATADEIWDQCNELLAQDNFSARGIMKQMNVKMVGTTDDPIDSLEHHAVVAKDTSFDIKVLPSWRPDKAFNIEQATFNDYMAKLAEVSDTDIRRFADLQTALTKRLDHFAAHGCKVSDHALDVVLFADASEAELDSILARRLSGETLNEHDVAQFKTAVLVFLGAEYARRGWVQQYHIGALRNNNQRQFKLLGADVGFDSINDRPLAEELSKLLSKQNEQNLLPKTILYCLNPRDNEVLGTMIGNFQGEGMPGKMQFGSGWWFNDQKDGMERQMTQLAQLGLLSRFVGMLTDSRSFLSYTRHEYFRRILCQMIGRWVHAGEAPADIQLLGDMVKNICFNNARDYFAIELN, from the coding sequence ATGACGCCGTTTATGACCGACGATTTTCTGCTAGATACCGAATTTGCTCGCCGTCTGTACCATGACTATGCCAAAGACCAGCCGATTTTCGACTACCACTGCCACTTGCCGCCGCAGCAGGTTGCCGAAAATTACCGTTTCAAAAACCTGTATGACATCTGGCTGAAGGGTGACCACTATAAATGGCGTGCGATGCGCACCAACGGTGTGGCTGAGCGCCTGTGTACCGGCGACGCCAGCGACCGCGAGAAGTTTGACGCCTGGGCCGCGACCGTTCCACACACGATCGGCAACCCGCTCTTTCACTGGACCCATCTGGAACTGCGCCGTCCGTTTGGCATCACCGGAAAACTGCTTTCACCTGCCACTGCGGATGAAATCTGGGACCAGTGCAACGAACTGCTGGCGCAGGATAACTTCTCCGCACGCGGTATCATGAAGCAGATGAACGTGAAGATGGTGGGTACCACCGACGATCCCATTGACTCCCTGGAACATCACGCTGTCGTGGCGAAAGATACCTCTTTCGATATTAAAGTGTTGCCAAGCTGGCGCCCGGACAAAGCTTTCAACATCGAACAGGCCACCTTCAACGATTACATGGCGAAGCTGGCCGAGGTGTCCGATACCGATATCCGCCGTTTCGCCGATCTGCAAACCGCGCTGACCAAACGTCTGGATCACTTTGCGGCACATGGCTGTAAAGTCTCTGACCATGCGCTGGACGTGGTGCTGTTTGCGGACGCCAGCGAAGCCGAGCTGGACAGCATTCTGGCGCGTCGTCTCTCGGGTGAAACGCTTAACGAGCACGACGTGGCGCAGTTTAAAACGGCGGTGCTGGTGTTCCTCGGTGCGGAATACGCCCGTCGCGGCTGGGTACAGCAGTACCACATCGGCGCGCTGCGCAACAACAACCAGCGTCAGTTCAAACTGCTCGGTGCTGACGTGGGCTTCGACTCCATCAACGATCGCCCGCTGGCGGAAGAGTTATCTAAACTGCTGAGCAAACAGAACGAGCAAAACCTGCTGCCCAAAACCATCCTGTACTGCCTGAACCCGCGCGATAACGAAGTGCTGGGCACCATGATTGGCAACTTCCAGGGCGAAGGGATGCCGGGCAAGATGCAGTTCGGTTCCGGCTGGTGGTTCAACGACCAGAAAGATGGCATGGAGCGTCAGATGACGCAGCTGGCACAGCTTGGCCTGCTGAGCCGCTTTGTCGGCATGCTGACTGACAGCCGCAGCTTCCTGTCCTATACGCGCCATGAATATTTCCGCCGCATTTTGTGCCAGATGATTGGCCGTTGGGTTCACGCAGGCGAAGCGCCAGCCGATATCCAGCTGCTGGGCGACATGGTGAAAAACATCTGCTTTAACAATGCGCGTGACTACTTCGCCATTGAACTGAACTAA
- a CDS encoding MFS transporter: MRKIKGLRWYMIALVTLGTVLGYLTRNTIAAAAPTLMEELHISTQQYSYIIAAYSAAYTIMQPVAGYVLDILGTKIGYAFFAVTWAIFCGATALAGSWGGLALARGAVGAAEAAMIPAGLKASSEWFPAKERSIAVGYFNVGSSIGAMIAPPLVVWAIVMHSWQLAFIISGVLSFAWAMAWLIFYKHPRDQKKLSEEEREYIIGGQEAQHQVNNGKKLSVWQILGTRQFWGIALPRFLAEPAWGTFNAWIPLFMFKVYGFNLKEIAMFAWMPMLFADLGCIVGGYLPPLFQRWFGVNLIVSRKMVVTMGALLMIGPGMIGLFTSPYVAIALLCVGGFAHQSLSGALITLSSDVFGRNEVATANGLTGMAAWTASTLFALVVGALADTIGFSPLFAVLAVFDLMGAVVIWTVLKNKSAEELQKETLGKPATQS, encoded by the coding sequence ATGCGTAAAATTAAAGGGTTACGTTGGTATATGATCGCACTGGTGACGCTGGGCACCGTGCTGGGCTACCTGACGCGTAACACCATAGCGGCGGCGGCGCCTACGCTAATGGAAGAGCTGCACATTTCAACCCAGCAATATTCCTACATCATTGCGGCCTACTCCGCGGCTTATACCATTATGCAGCCGGTTGCTGGCTATGTTCTGGATATTTTAGGCACCAAAATCGGCTATGCCTTCTTCGCCGTCACCTGGGCCATTTTCTGTGGCGCAACGGCGCTGGCAGGCAGCTGGGGCGGGCTCGCGCTGGCGCGTGGTGCAGTAGGTGCCGCCGAAGCGGCAATGATCCCGGCAGGGCTGAAAGCCAGCTCCGAATGGTTCCCGGCGAAAGAGCGTTCTATTGCTGTCGGATACTTCAACGTGGGGTCGTCGATTGGCGCGATGATTGCACCGCCGCTGGTGGTGTGGGCTATCGTGATGCACAGCTGGCAGCTGGCGTTCATTATCTCAGGCGTGCTGAGCTTCGCATGGGCAATGGCGTGGCTGATTTTCTACAAGCATCCGCGCGACCAGAAAAAACTCTCCGAAGAAGAACGCGAATACATTATTGGCGGTCAGGAAGCGCAGCATCAGGTCAACAACGGCAAGAAACTGTCCGTCTGGCAGATCCTGGGCACCCGTCAGTTCTGGGGTATTGCCCTGCCGCGCTTCCTCGCTGAGCCTGCCTGGGGGACGTTCAACGCGTGGATCCCGCTGTTCATGTTTAAGGTCTACGGCTTTAACCTGAAAGAGATCGCGATGTTCGCCTGGATGCCGATGCTGTTCGCCGATCTGGGCTGTATCGTGGGTGGCTACCTGCCTCCGCTGTTCCAGCGCTGGTTTGGTGTGAACCTGATTGTCTCCCGTAAAATGGTCGTGACCATGGGCGCGCTGCTGATGATTGGACCGGGGATGATTGGCCTGTTCACCAGCCCTTACGTGGCTATCGCGCTGCTGTGCGTTGGCGGTTTTGCTCACCAGTCACTTTCCGGCGCGCTGATTACACTCTCGTCTGACGTCTTCGGCCGTAATGAAGTCGCCACCGCTAACGGCCTGACCGGGATGGCGGCATGGACTGCAAGTACGCTGTTTGCGCTGGTAGTGGGTGCCCTGGCAGACACCATCGGCTTTAGCCCGCTGTTCGCCGTGCTGGCCGTCTTCGACCTGATGGGTGCGGTAGTGATCTGGACGGTACTGAAAAACAAATCCGCCGAGGAGCTGCAGAAAGAGACGCTCGGGAAACCGGCCACGCAGAGTTAG
- the exuR gene encoding transcriptional regulator ExuR, giving the protein MDITEPRRLYQQLAAELKDRIEQGVYLVGDKLPAERFIADEKSVSRTVVREAIIMLEVEGYVEVRKGSGIHVISNQPKHSPVTDESLEFASYGPFELLQARQLIESNIAEFAATQVTKQDIMKLMEIQENARKEKCFRDSEWDLQFHVQVALATQNTALAAIVEKMWTQRVHNPYWKKLHDHIDSRTVDNWCDDHDQILKALIRKDPHAAKLAMWQHLENTKQMLFNETSDDFEFNADRYLFADNPVVHLDTAPSAAK; this is encoded by the coding sequence ATGGACATCACCGAACCACGTCGTTTATATCAACAACTTGCTGCGGAGCTGAAAGATCGCATCGAGCAAGGCGTCTATCTTGTCGGTGATAAACTTCCCGCCGAGCGTTTCATTGCCGATGAAAAAAGCGTGAGCCGTACCGTCGTGCGTGAAGCCATTATCATGCTGGAAGTGGAAGGCTATGTTGAGGTCCGCAAAGGCTCCGGTATTCATGTGATTTCCAATCAGCCTAAACACTCTCCGGTAACGGATGAAAGTCTGGAATTCGCCAGCTATGGTCCGTTTGAGCTGCTCCAGGCTCGCCAGTTAATCGAAAGCAATATTGCCGAATTTGCCGCGACGCAGGTGACCAAGCAGGACATCATGAAGTTAATGGAAATCCAGGAGAACGCCCGCAAAGAAAAATGTTTCCGGGATTCTGAGTGGGACCTGCAGTTTCACGTCCAGGTTGCGCTGGCAACCCAGAATACGGCGCTGGCGGCAATCGTTGAGAAAATGTGGACTCAGCGCGTTCACAACCCTTACTGGAAAAAACTGCACGATCATATCGATTCCCGCACCGTCGACAACTGGTGTGACGATCATGATCAAATCCTTAAGGCGCTGATTCGTAAAGATCCTCACGCGGCAAAACTGGCGATGTGGCAACATCTGGAAAACACCAAGCAGATGCTGTTCAATGAAACCAGCGACGACTTCGAATTTAACGCGGACCGCTATCTTTTTGCTGATAATCCAGTGGTTCATCTTGATACGGCACCCAGTGCCGCAAAATAG
- the yqjA gene encoding DedA family general envelope maintenance protein YqjA: protein MELLTQLLQALWAQDFETLANPSMIGMLYFVLFMILFLENGLLPAAFLPGDSLLVLVGVLCAKGAMAFPQTVLLLTIAASLGCWVSYIQGRWLGNTRIVQNWLSHLPAHYHQRAHHLFHKHGLSALLMGRFIAFVRTLLPTIAGLSGLSSTRFQFFNWMSGLLWVLILTTLGYALGKTPVFMKYEDQLMSCLMLLPVVLLVFGLIGSLVVLWKKKYGARG, encoded by the coding sequence ATGGAACTTTTGACTCAACTACTGCAAGCCCTCTGGGCGCAGGATTTTGAAACGCTGGCCAACCCTTCCATGATTGGCATGCTCTATTTTGTCTTATTTATGATCCTGTTCCTGGAGAATGGTTTGCTGCCTGCGGCCTTCTTACCGGGTGACAGTTTGCTGGTGCTTGTCGGTGTGCTGTGTGCCAAAGGGGCAATGGCATTCCCGCAAACCGTTTTATTACTGACCATCGCGGCCAGCCTCGGCTGCTGGGTAAGTTATATCCAGGGAAGGTGGCTGGGCAATACCCGGATCGTACAGAACTGGCTTTCTCATCTGCCGGCGCATTACCACCAGCGGGCGCATCACCTTTTCCATAAGCACGGGCTTTCCGCACTGCTGATGGGCCGCTTTATTGCCTTTGTGCGCACCCTGCTGCCCACCATTGCCGGGCTGTCCGGGTTGAGCAGCACGCGCTTCCAGTTCTTTAACTGGATGAGCGGCCTGCTGTGGGTGCTGATCCTGACGACGCTGGGCTATGCGCTGGGTAAAACGCCGGTCTTCATGAAATATGAAGATCAGCTGATGTCTTGTCTGATGCTGCTTCCAGTGGTTCTGCTGGTCTTCGGCCTGATTGGCTCGCTGGTCGTTCTGTGGAAGAAAAAGTACGGAGCGCGAGGTTAA
- the mzrA gene encoding EnvZ/OmpR regulon moderator MzrA, with translation MVISPLALRRSACAFIVLMFLCALLLAWSALSHEESTLAIRPVNQGASVPDGFSVWHHLDANGIRFKSITPKDDVLLIKFDSRTQSAAAKAVLDRTLPRGYIIAQQEDDNQPAAWLSLIRDTSHRFG, from the coding sequence ATGGTTATCTCTCCCCTCGCCCTGCGCCGTTCTGCCTGTGCATTCATTGTACTGATGTTCCTCTGCGCCCTTCTGCTGGCCTGGAGCGCGCTTTCACATGAGGAATCTACGCTGGCCATTCGTCCGGTTAATCAGGGCGCCAGCGTGCCCGACGGTTTCTCTGTCTGGCATCATCTGGACGCGAACGGGATCCGCTTTAAAAGCATTACGCCGAAAGACGATGTGCTACTGATCAAGTTTGACTCCCGCACGCAAAGCGCCGCGGCGAAAGCGGTTCTTGACCGTACGCTGCCGCGTGGGTATATCATTGCCCAGCAGGAAGATGACAACCAGCCAGCGGCGTGGCTGTCATTGATTCGCGATACGTCGCATCGGTTTGGATAA
- a CDS encoding DUF1090 domain-containing protein produces MKFRMTLALALFSLSTATFANSLCQEKEQDIQREIGYAEKHNNQHRVDGLKKALSEVKANCTDSKLRADHQKKIAEQKDEIAERRQDLQEAKEKGDAEKIAKREKKLKEAQDDLKALEARDY; encoded by the coding sequence ATGAAATTCCGCATGACTCTGGCTCTGGCCCTTTTTTCTTTAAGCACAGCGACCTTCGCCAACTCTCTCTGTCAGGAGAAAGAACAGGATATTCAGCGTGAGATCGGTTATGCCGAAAAGCATAACAATCAGCACCGTGTTGATGGTCTTAAAAAAGCGCTGAGCGAAGTGAAAGCAAACTGTACAGACAGCAAGCTACGTGCCGATCATCAGAAAAAAATCGCTGAACAGAAGGACGAGATAGCCGAGCGCCGTCAAGACCTGCAGGAAGCGAAAGAGAAAGGGGATGCGGAAAAAATTGCTAAGCGCGAGAAGAAGTTGAAAGAAGCGCAGGACGACCTGAAAGCGCTGGAAGCTCGCGATTATTGA
- a CDS encoding DUF883 family protein, whose amino-acid sequence MSKDTTSEHLRAELKSLADTLEEVLNSSADKSKEEVSKLRSKAEQALKESRYRLGETGDALAKQTREAAARADEYVRDNPWTGVGIGAAVGVVLGVLLTRR is encoded by the coding sequence ATGTCAAAAGATACGACGTCTGAACATCTGCGCGCTGAACTGAAATCCCTGGCCGATACCCTTGAAGAGGTGTTGAACTCTTCCGCCGACAAGTCGAAAGAAGAAGTGAGCAAGCTGCGTAGCAAAGCGGAGCAGGCGCTGAAAGAGAGCCGCTACCGCCTGGGTGAAACCGGTGATGCACTGGCAAAACAGACCCGTGAAGCGGCGGCTCGCGCGGACGAATATGTGCGCGATAATCCATGGACGGGGGTAGGTATTGGTGCCGCCGTCGGTGTGGTACTGGGTGTTCTTCTGACGCGTCGTTGA
- a CDS encoding phage holin family protein translates to MEDPRHAQGPANNVLGIGQRILTTLVGIAETRVRLAVVELEEEKANLFQMLLMLGLTMLFAAFGLMSLMVLIIWAIDPQYRLNAMIATTVVLLVAALIGGIWTLRKARKSTFLRHTRQELANDRALLEDDKP, encoded by the coding sequence ATGGAAGATCCTCGTCACGCACAAGGGCCTGCTAACAACGTCCTCGGCATCGGCCAGCGTATTTTAACCACGCTGGTCGGGATTGCCGAAACGCGCGTCCGGCTGGCAGTGGTCGAGCTGGAAGAGGAGAAAGCAAATCTCTTCCAGATGCTGCTGATGCTCGGCCTGACCATGCTCTTCGCCGCGTTTGGTCTGATGAGCCTGATGGTGTTAATCATCTGGGCCATTGATCCGCAGTATCGACTCAACGCGATGATTGCCACCACCGTCGTTTTGCTGGTCGCCGCGTTGATTGGCGGCATCTGGACGCTGCGCAAAGCACGCAAGTCGACTTTCCTGCGCCATACGCGTCAGGAGCTGGCTAACGATCGCGCCCTGCTGGAGGATGACAAGCCGTGA
- a CDS encoding YqjK-like family protein: protein MSDKAERQKRKAYLLSQIQQQRLDLSASRRDWIDATRRFDRGWNTFLSLRSWALVGSSVMAIWTVRHPNMLIRWARRGFGAWSAWRLVKATLRQQQLR, encoded by the coding sequence GTGAGCGACAAAGCCGAACGTCAGAAGCGCAAAGCCTACCTGTTGAGTCAGATCCAGCAGCAACGGCTGGATCTTTCTGCCAGCCGTCGCGACTGGATTGACGCGACGCGGCGGTTTGACCGTGGCTGGAATACCTTTCTGAGCCTGCGTTCATGGGCGCTGGTCGGCAGTAGCGTAATGGCTATCTGGACGGTTCGTCATCCAAATATGCTCATCCGCTGGGCACGCCGCGGTTTTGGTGCCTGGAGCGCCTGGCGTTTGGTGAAAGCGACGTTGCGTCAGCAGCAGCTGAGGTAG
- a CDS encoding DoxX family protein, whose translation MKKLEDVGVLVARILMPILFIVAGWGKITGYAGTQQYMEAMGVPGFLLPLTILLEFGGGLAVLFGFLTRTTALFTAGFTVLTAFIFHSNFAEGVNSLMFMKNLTIAGGFLLLAVTGPGAYSIDRLLNKKW comes from the coding sequence ATGAAAAAATTAGAAGATGTTGGTGTACTGGTAGCGCGTATTCTGATGCCAATCCTGTTTATCGTAGCGGGTTGGGGAAAAATCACCGGTTATGCGGGTACCCAGCAGTACATGGAAGCCATGGGCGTGCCGGGGTTCCTGCTGCCTCTGACCATTCTGCTTGAGTTCGGCGGCGGCCTGGCGGTTCTGTTCGGTTTCCTGACCCGTACTACCGCGCTGTTTACCGCGGGCTTCACCGTGCTGACAGCGTTCATCTTCCACAGCAACTTTGCGGAAGGCGTGAACTCTCTGATGTTCATGAAAAACCTGACCATCGCGGGTGGCTTCCTGCTGCTGGCAGTCACTGGCCCGGGCGCATACAGCATCGACCGCCTTCTGAATAAGAAGTGGTAA